One Glycine max cultivar Williams 82 chromosome 3, Glycine_max_v4.0, whole genome shotgun sequence DNA window includes the following coding sequences:
- the LOC100800056 gene encoding NAC domain-containing protein 90, with the protein MGNMPPGYRFYPTEEELILFYLHNKLEGEREDMNRVIPVVDIYDYNPSQLPQISGEASMGDTEQWFFFIPRQESEARGGRPKRLTTTGYWKATGSPNHVYSSDNHIIGIKRTMVFYSGRAPNGTKTDWKMNEYSAIKGEPSSSISNKAVPTLRKEFSLCRVYKKSKCLRAFDRRPPPRRDVVSYSGAQNVEEQQKGSTLYDYHHKIMVKRSTTCSPETSTSSGDHDQPPLHGEETTQMDVDPFLDWEKVDFFLGSEP; encoded by the exons ATGGGAAATATGCCACCAGGTTATCGCTTCTACCCCACAGAAGAGGAGCTGATTTTGTTCTATCTTCACAATAAGCTTGAAGGAGAAAGGGAAGACATGAATCGAGTTATTCCAGTCGTTGATATATACGACTACAACCCATCTCAACTCCCAC AAATTTCAGGAGAGGCAAGTATGGGAGACACGGAGCAATGGTTCTTTTTCATTCCGAGGCAAGAGAGTGAAGCCAGAGGAGGAAGACCAAAGCGTCTCACAACTACAGGGTACTGGAAGGCCACAGGGTCTCCTAATCATGTTTATTCTTCGGATAATCACATCATCGGAATTAAAAGGACTATGGTTTTCTATAGTGGAAGAGCTCCAAACGGAACCAAAACCGATTGGAAGATGAATGAGTACAGTGCCATCAAAGGTGAACCATCATCCTCTATTTCCAATAAGGCTGTTCCCACG TTAAGGAAGGAATTCAGTTTATGCCGAGTGTACAAAAAATCAAAGTGTTTGAGGGCATTTGATAGACGACCACCTCCAAGGAGGGACGTAGTTAGCTATTCCGGTGCTCAAAATGTAGAAGAGCAACAAAAGGGTTCAACATTATATGATTATCATCATAAAATAATGGTGAAGAGAAGTACAACGTGTTCACCAGAGACTTCTACTTCCTCCGGAGACCATGACCAGCCCCCTCTTCACGGTGAGGAAACTACTCAAATGGATGTTGACCCTTTTTTGGATTGGGAGAAAGTGGATTTTTTCTTGGGATCAGAACCATGA